A part of Ictalurus furcatus strain D&B chromosome 8, Billie_1.0, whole genome shotgun sequence genomic DNA contains:
- the tapt1a gene encoding transmembrane anterior posterior transformation protein 1 homolog isoform X1, which yields MADSLCGGLSEEIYPKKDSSERVTRSWRKVVRTGKSDPETEMAETLGCYDGQCGKEERREHSDEDEADEPSILRFMCAELTRGYFLEHNEAKYTERRERVYTCMRIPKELEKLMMFGCFLCLDAFLYVFTLLPLRTLLAFLRLLTIPCCGLGSSRFLQPAQVCDLLKGLIMVLCCSMMHYVDYAMMYHLIRGQSVIKLYIIYNMLEVADRLFSSFGQDILDALYWTATEPKSRKRSHIGLIPHFIMAVFYVFLHAILIMVQASTLNVAFNSHNKSLLTIMMSNNFVEIKGSVFKKFEKNNLFQMSNSDIKERFTNCILLLIVCLRNMEQFSWNSDHLWVLLPDVFMVVASEVAVDVVKHAFITKFNDITADVYSEYKASLAFELVSSRQQYAYTDYSDSVARRMGFIPLPLAVLVIRVVMSSVKIQGALASVSLLLFYLGMITLKVLNSIVLLGKSCHYVKEAKMEGKLFDKPQTPAPKTTPRTPSHAKSPSPTDKPKSQNPSPSITSITKQPAPRSSELLPPAPNPVTMETSEPAPESPSKAEEDSSETPHGTELKHRTQKKDLLEIDRFTLCGNRIL from the exons atggcgGACTCGCTCTGTGGAGGTTTGTCAGAGGAAATATATCCAAAGAAGGACAGCTCGGAGCGGGTGACACGCTCTTGGAGAAAGGTGGTAAGGACTGGTAAAAGCGACCCTGAGACAGAAATGGCGGAAACTCTGGGGTGTTATGATGGACAGTGTGGGAAAGAGGAGCGGCGCGAGCACTCAG ACGAAGACGAGGCAGACGAGCCGTCTATTCTGAGATTCATGTGTGCCGAGTTAACCAGAGGTTACTTCCTGGAGCACAACGAGGCCAAGTACACGGAGCGCAGAGAGAGAGTCTACACGTGCATGAGGATCCCGAAAGAGCTGGAGAAG CTCATGATGTTCGGCTGCTTCCTGTGCCTCGACGCGTTCCTCTACGTGTTCACCTTACTGCCCCTCCGAACCCTGCTCGCCTTCCTGAGACTGCTGACCATCCCCTGCTGTGGGCTtgg CAGCTCTCGGTTCCTGCAGCCAGCCCAGGTGTGTGACCTGCTGAAGGGGCTGATCATGGTGCTGTGCTGCTCCATGATGCATTACGTGGATTACGCCATGATGTACCATCTAATCCGAGGACAGTCCGTCATCAAACTCTACATCATCTACAACATGCTGGAG GTGGCAGAccgtctcttctcctccttcgGCCAGGACATTCTGGACGCTCTGTACTGGACCGCCACCGAGCCGAAGTCCAGGAAGAGATCTCACATCGGACTCATTCCGCATTTCATCATGGCCGTCTTCTACGTCT TCCTGCACGCCATCCTCATCATGGTCCAGGCCTCCACGTTAAACGTGGCCTTCAACTCGCACAACAAGTCTCTGCTCACCATCATGATGTCCAACAAC TTTGTGGAGATCAAAGGAAGCGTCTTTAAAAAGTTTGAGAAAAATAACCTCTTTCAGATGTCTAACAGCG ACATTAAGGAACGCTTCACTAACTGCATCCTGCTGCTGATTGTGTGTCTGAGGAACATGGAGCAGTTCTCCTGGAACTCAG ATCACCTGTGGGTGCTGCTTCCAGACGTCTTCATGGTGGTGGCCTCCGAGGTGGCCGTGGACGTCGTAAAGCACGCGTTCATCACCAAATTCAACGACATCACTGCAGAC gtgtacagtGAATACAAAGCCAGCTTGGCCTTTGAGCTCGTCAGCAGCCGGCAGCAGTAT GCGTACACAGACTACAGTGACTCGGTGGCCAGGAGAATGGGCTTCATCCCTCTACCTCTAGCTGTTCTG GTGATCCGAGTGGTGATGAGCTCGGTGAAGATCCAGGGAGCGCTCGCGTCTGTCAGTCTGCTGCTCTTCTACCTAGG aatgaTCACACTCAAAGTGTTGAACAGTATAGTTCTGCTGGGAAAATCCTGCCACTATGTTAAAGAGGCCAAGATGGAGGGGAAGCTGTTTGATAAACCTCAAACTCCAGCGCCGAAAACGACTCCAAGAACACCCAGCCATGCCAAATCCCCGTCTCCGACAG ATAAGCCAAAATCCCAGAATCCCtctccctccatcacctccatcACCAAGCAGCCTGCCCCGCGCTCATCAGAGCTCCTCCCCCCAGCTCCAAACCCTGTCACCATGGAAACCAGCGAGCCTGCTCCAGAGAGTCCCTCTAAAGCAGAGGAGGACAGCAGCGAGACTCCTCACGGCACCGAGCTcaaacacagaacacagaagAAAGACCTGCTGGAGATCGATCGCTTCACGCTGTGTGGCAACCGCATACTTTAA
- the tapt1a gene encoding transmembrane anterior posterior transformation protein 1 homolog isoform X2 has protein sequence MADSLCGGLSEEIYPKKDSSERVTRSWRKVVRTGKSDPETEMAETLGCYDGQCGKEERREHSDEDEADEPSILRFMCAELTRGYFLEHNEAKYTERRERVYTCMRIPKELEKLMMFGCFLCLDAFLYVFTLLPLRTLLAFLRLLTIPCCGLGSRFLQPAQVCDLLKGLIMVLCCSMMHYVDYAMMYHLIRGQSVIKLYIIYNMLEVADRLFSSFGQDILDALYWTATEPKSRKRSHIGLIPHFIMAVFYVFLHAILIMVQASTLNVAFNSHNKSLLTIMMSNNFVEIKGSVFKKFEKNNLFQMSNSDIKERFTNCILLLIVCLRNMEQFSWNSDHLWVLLPDVFMVVASEVAVDVVKHAFITKFNDITADVYSEYKASLAFELVSSRQQYAYTDYSDSVARRMGFIPLPLAVLVIRVVMSSVKIQGALASVSLLLFYLGMITLKVLNSIVLLGKSCHYVKEAKMEGKLFDKPQTPAPKTTPRTPSHAKSPSPTDKPKSQNPSPSITSITKQPAPRSSELLPPAPNPVTMETSEPAPESPSKAEEDSSETPHGTELKHRTQKKDLLEIDRFTLCGNRIL, from the exons atggcgGACTCGCTCTGTGGAGGTTTGTCAGAGGAAATATATCCAAAGAAGGACAGCTCGGAGCGGGTGACACGCTCTTGGAGAAAGGTGGTAAGGACTGGTAAAAGCGACCCTGAGACAGAAATGGCGGAAACTCTGGGGTGTTATGATGGACAGTGTGGGAAAGAGGAGCGGCGCGAGCACTCAG ACGAAGACGAGGCAGACGAGCCGTCTATTCTGAGATTCATGTGTGCCGAGTTAACCAGAGGTTACTTCCTGGAGCACAACGAGGCCAAGTACACGGAGCGCAGAGAGAGAGTCTACACGTGCATGAGGATCCCGAAAGAGCTGGAGAAG CTCATGATGTTCGGCTGCTTCCTGTGCCTCGACGCGTTCCTCTACGTGTTCACCTTACTGCCCCTCCGAACCCTGCTCGCCTTCCTGAGACTGCTGACCATCCCCTGCTGTGGGCTtgg CTCTCGGTTCCTGCAGCCAGCCCAGGTGTGTGACCTGCTGAAGGGGCTGATCATGGTGCTGTGCTGCTCCATGATGCATTACGTGGATTACGCCATGATGTACCATCTAATCCGAGGACAGTCCGTCATCAAACTCTACATCATCTACAACATGCTGGAG GTGGCAGAccgtctcttctcctccttcgGCCAGGACATTCTGGACGCTCTGTACTGGACCGCCACCGAGCCGAAGTCCAGGAAGAGATCTCACATCGGACTCATTCCGCATTTCATCATGGCCGTCTTCTACGTCT TCCTGCACGCCATCCTCATCATGGTCCAGGCCTCCACGTTAAACGTGGCCTTCAACTCGCACAACAAGTCTCTGCTCACCATCATGATGTCCAACAAC TTTGTGGAGATCAAAGGAAGCGTCTTTAAAAAGTTTGAGAAAAATAACCTCTTTCAGATGTCTAACAGCG ACATTAAGGAACGCTTCACTAACTGCATCCTGCTGCTGATTGTGTGTCTGAGGAACATGGAGCAGTTCTCCTGGAACTCAG ATCACCTGTGGGTGCTGCTTCCAGACGTCTTCATGGTGGTGGCCTCCGAGGTGGCCGTGGACGTCGTAAAGCACGCGTTCATCACCAAATTCAACGACATCACTGCAGAC gtgtacagtGAATACAAAGCCAGCTTGGCCTTTGAGCTCGTCAGCAGCCGGCAGCAGTAT GCGTACACAGACTACAGTGACTCGGTGGCCAGGAGAATGGGCTTCATCCCTCTACCTCTAGCTGTTCTG GTGATCCGAGTGGTGATGAGCTCGGTGAAGATCCAGGGAGCGCTCGCGTCTGTCAGTCTGCTGCTCTTCTACCTAGG aatgaTCACACTCAAAGTGTTGAACAGTATAGTTCTGCTGGGAAAATCCTGCCACTATGTTAAAGAGGCCAAGATGGAGGGGAAGCTGTTTGATAAACCTCAAACTCCAGCGCCGAAAACGACTCCAAGAACACCCAGCCATGCCAAATCCCCGTCTCCGACAG ATAAGCCAAAATCCCAGAATCCCtctccctccatcacctccatcACCAAGCAGCCTGCCCCGCGCTCATCAGAGCTCCTCCCCCCAGCTCCAAACCCTGTCACCATGGAAACCAGCGAGCCTGCTCCAGAGAGTCCCTCTAAAGCAGAGGAGGACAGCAGCGAGACTCCTCACGGCACCGAGCTcaaacacagaacacagaagAAAGACCTGCTGGAGATCGATCGCTTCACGCTGTGTGGCAACCGCATACTTTAA